A window from Streptomyces sp. NBC_00299 encodes these proteins:
- the scy gene encoding polarized growth protein Scy, translating to MRGYERQEREPAADVDHLSRFEAEMDRLKTEREKAIQHAEDLGYQVEVLRAKLHEARRTIMSRPAFDGGDIGYQAEQLLRNAQVQADQLRQEAERELSQARAQTQRILQEHAENAARLQAELHQEAVTRRQQLDQELAERRQTVESHVNENVAWAEQLRARSESQARRLLDESRAEAEQAMATARAEAERLTSEARQRLTGAAEEARAEAEQILLRARTDAERLLNAASTQAQEATDHAEQLRSSTATESDSARRQATELSRAAEQRMAEAEEALRKAQSEAEKLVAEATTAAEKALSNAESANEQRMRTAKEQVARLVSEATKEAESTKADAEQVVTDARAEAEKIVAEAAEKARTITAEESATQLSKAAKTAEDVLNKAQEDAQNTTKAAAEEAERIRREAEAEADRLRAEAHDIAEQLKGSAKDDTKEYRAKTVELQEEARRLRGEAEQLRSEAVAEGEKIRAEARKEAVQQIEEAAKTAEELLSKTRQDADELRQKATTDSEKVRTEAIERATTLRRQAEETLQRTRQEAERHREEVVEQAEGIKADAERAARELREETERGVETRRTEAADELTRLHTEAEQRLASAEQALSEAREEAARIRREAAEETDRLRTEAAERIRTLQQQAEEEADRLRTEAASDASASRAEGEAIAVRLRSEAAAEAERLKSEAQDTADRVRAEAQAAAERIGTEASETLAAAQEEATRRRREAEELLGSARQEADQERERAREQSEELLASARKRVEEAQTEAVRLVEEADRRATEMVSAAEQHAQQVRDSVSGLHEQAQEEITGLRSAAEHAADRTRREAQEEADRVRSDAYAERERASEDAGRIRREANDESEAAKSLAERTVGEAIAEADRLRSEAAEHAQRVRTEASDAIAEADQAASRTRADAREDANRIRSDAATQADMLITEARSEAERLQSETVAEADRVRTEARAKAEKLVGDATSDAERLRAEAAETVGSAQQHAERTRSESERVKAEAAAEAERLVTAAREEAERTLDEARKDAGKRRQDVAEQVDKLITETTAEADKLLTEAQQQAHKTTADAEAQADTMVGAARKEADRLVSEATVEGNSRVEKARTDADELLVGARRDATSIRERAEELRDRITSEIEELHERARRESAETMKSAGDRCDALIKAAEEQLSKAQAKAKELVSEANSEAGKVRIAAVKKAEGLLKEAEQKRSSLIKEAEELKAEAIREARRTVEEGKRELEVLVRRREDINAEISRVQDVLEALESFETPAGGKDNGVKAGATVGAPRSGGKSSDS from the coding sequence GTGCGGGGCTACGAACGCCAGGAGCGAGAGCCGGCGGCTGACGTCGACCACCTCTCTCGGTTCGAGGCCGAGATGGATCGGCTGAAGACCGAGCGGGAAAAGGCGATCCAGCACGCCGAGGACCTCGGCTACCAGGTCGAGGTGCTGCGCGCCAAGCTGCACGAGGCGCGGCGGACCATCATGTCCCGGCCCGCCTTCGACGGCGGCGACATCGGCTATCAGGCCGAACAACTGCTGCGCAACGCCCAGGTGCAGGCCGACCAGCTGCGCCAGGAGGCCGAGCGCGAGCTCAGCCAGGCCCGGGCGCAGACTCAGCGCATCCTCCAGGAGCACGCGGAGAACGCGGCCCGGTTGCAGGCCGAGCTGCACCAGGAGGCGGTCACGCGCCGCCAGCAGCTGGACCAGGAGCTGGCCGAGCGGCGGCAGACCGTCGAGTCGCACGTCAACGAGAACGTGGCGTGGGCGGAGCAGCTGCGCGCCCGCAGCGAGTCGCAGGCCCGCCGGCTCCTCGACGAGTCGCGTGCCGAGGCCGAGCAGGCCATGGCGACCGCGCGTGCCGAGGCCGAGCGGCTCACCAGTGAGGCCCGCCAGCGCCTGACGGGCGCGGCCGAGGAGGCCCGCGCGGAGGCCGAGCAGATCCTCCTCCGGGCCCGTACGGACGCCGAGCGGCTGCTGAACGCCGCGTCCACGCAGGCCCAGGAGGCCACCGACCACGCCGAGCAGCTGCGCAGCTCCACGGCGACCGAGTCGGACAGCGCCCGCCGCCAGGCCACCGAGCTCAGCCGGGCCGCCGAACAGCGCATGGCGGAGGCCGAGGAGGCGCTGCGCAAGGCGCAGTCCGAGGCCGAGAAGCTGGTCGCCGAGGCCACGACGGCTGCCGAGAAGGCGCTGTCGAACGCCGAATCGGCCAACGAACAGCGCATGCGTACGGCCAAGGAGCAGGTCGCCCGCCTGGTCAGCGAGGCCACCAAGGAGGCCGAGAGCACCAAGGCGGACGCCGAGCAGGTCGTCACCGACGCCCGCGCGGAGGCCGAGAAGATCGTCGCCGAGGCCGCCGAGAAGGCCCGGACGATCACCGCCGAGGAGAGCGCGACCCAGCTGTCGAAGGCGGCCAAGACCGCCGAGGACGTCCTCAACAAAGCGCAGGAGGACGCCCAGAACACCACCAAGGCCGCGGCCGAGGAGGCCGAGCGGATCCGCAGGGAGGCCGAGGCCGAGGCGGACCGGCTGCGCGCCGAGGCGCACGACATCGCCGAACAGCTCAAGGGCTCGGCGAAGGACGACACCAAGGAGTACCGCGCCAAGACGGTCGAGCTGCAGGAGGAGGCCCGTCGGCTGCGCGGCGAGGCCGAGCAGCTGCGTTCCGAGGCGGTCGCCGAGGGCGAGAAGATCCGCGCGGAGGCCCGCAAGGAAGCCGTCCAGCAGATCGAGGAGGCGGCCAAGACCGCCGAGGAGCTGCTCTCCAAGACCCGGCAGGACGCGGACGAGCTGCGCCAGAAGGCCACGACAGACAGCGAGAAGGTCCGCACCGAGGCCATCGAGCGGGCCACGACGCTGCGCCGGCAGGCCGAGGAGACCCTCCAGCGCACCCGCCAGGAGGCCGAGCGGCACCGCGAGGAGGTCGTCGAGCAGGCCGAGGGCATCAAGGCCGACGCCGAGCGCGCCGCCCGCGAGCTGCGCGAGGAGACCGAGCGCGGCGTCGAGACCCGCCGCACGGAAGCCGCCGACGAGCTGACGCGCCTTCACACCGAGGCCGAGCAGCGGCTCGCGTCGGCCGAGCAGGCACTGTCGGAGGCCCGTGAGGAGGCCGCCCGCATCCGGCGCGAGGCCGCCGAGGAGACCGACCGGCTGCGCACCGAGGCCGCCGAGCGGATCCGCACGCTGCAGCAACAGGCCGAGGAAGAGGCCGACCGGCTGCGCACCGAGGCCGCGTCGGACGCCTCCGCGTCCCGGGCCGAGGGCGAGGCCATCGCCGTACGCCTGCGTTCCGAGGCCGCGGCCGAGGCCGAGCGGCTGAAGTCGGAGGCGCAGGACACCGCCGACCGGGTCCGTGCGGAGGCCCAGGCCGCCGCCGAGCGGATCGGCACGGAGGCGTCCGAGACGCTGGCCGCCGCCCAGGAGGAGGCCACCCGGCGCCGCCGCGAGGCCGAGGAACTCCTCGGCTCCGCCCGCCAGGAGGCCGACCAGGAGCGCGAGCGGGCCCGCGAGCAGAGCGAGGAACTGCTGGCCTCCGCCCGCAAGCGGGTCGAGGAGGCGCAGACCGAGGCGGTTCGGCTGGTCGAGGAGGCCGACCGGCGCGCCACCGAGATGGTGTCGGCGGCCGAGCAGCACGCCCAGCAGGTCCGCGACTCCGTGTCGGGGCTGCACGAGCAGGCGCAGGAGGAGATCACCGGCCTGCGCAGCGCCGCCGAGCACGCGGCGGACCGTACCCGCCGGGAGGCGCAGGAGGAGGCGGACCGGGTCCGCTCCGACGCCTACGCCGAGCGGGAGCGGGCCAGCGAGGACGCGGGCCGCATCCGGCGCGAGGCCAACGACGAGTCCGAGGCCGCCAAGTCCCTCGCCGAGCGGACCGTCGGCGAGGCGATCGCCGAGGCGGACCGGCTGCGCTCGGAGGCCGCCGAGCACGCGCAGCGGGTGCGTACGGAGGCGTCGGACGCGATCGCCGAGGCCGACCAGGCAGCGTCGCGCACCCGGGCCGACGCCCGCGAGGACGCCAACCGGATCCGTTCGGACGCGGCGACGCAGGCGGACATGCTCATTACGGAGGCGCGTTCCGAGGCGGAGCGGCTCCAGTCGGAAACCGTCGCGGAGGCCGACCGGGTGCGCACCGAGGCGCGCGCCAAGGCCGAGAAGCTGGTCGGGGACGCCACGTCGGACGCGGAGCGGCTGCGCGCCGAGGCCGCCGAGACGGTGGGGTCGGCCCAGCAGCACGCGGAGCGGACCCGCAGCGAGTCCGAGCGCGTCAAGGCAGAGGCGGCCGCGGAGGCCGAGCGGCTCGTGACCGCCGCCCGCGAGGAGGCCGAGCGCACCCTCGACGAGGCCCGCAAGGACGCGGGCAAGCGGCGCCAGGACGTGGCCGAGCAGGTCGACAAGCTCATCACGGAGACCACCGCCGAGGCGGACAAGCTGCTCACCGAGGCGCAGCAGCAGGCGCACAAGACGACCGCGGACGCCGAGGCGCAGGCCGACACCATGGTGGGCGCCGCCCGCAAGGAGGCCGACCGGCTGGTATCCGAGGCGACGGTGGAGGGCAACTCGCGAGTGGAGAAGGCCCGTACGGACGCGGACGAGCTGCTCGTCGGCGCCCGCCGGGACGCCACCTCGATAAGGGAGCGCGCCGAGGAGCTGCGCGACCGCATCACGAGCGAGATCGAGGAGCTGCACGAGCGGGCCCGCCGCGAGTCCGCCGAGACGATGAAGTCGGCCGGGGACCGCTGCGACGCCCTCATCAAGGCGGCCGAGGAGCAGCTGTCCAAGGCACAGGCGAAGGCCAAGGAGCTGGTCTCGGAAGCCAACTCCGAGGCGGGCAAGGTCCGTATCGCGGCCGTGAAGAAGGCCGAGGGCCTGCTCAAGGAGGCCGAGCAGAAGCGGTCCTCGCTGATCAAGGAGGCCGAGGAGCTCAAGGCCGAGGCGATCCGCGAGGCCAGGCGCACGGTCGAGGAGGGCAAGCGCGAGCTGGAGGTCCTGGTCCGGCGCCGCGAGGACATCAACGCCGAAATCTCCCGTGTCCAGGACGTCCTGGAGGCGTTGGAGTCCTTCGAGACACCCGCCGGCGGCAAGGACAACGGGGTCAAGGCAGGTGCGACGGTGGGCGCCCCTCGATCGGGTGGCAAGTCGTCAGACAGCTAG
- a CDS encoding cellulose-binding protein, translated as MSDTSPYGFELVRRGYDRAQVDERISKLVSDRDSALARITALEKRIEELHLETQNAQAQVTDAEPSYAGLGARVEKILRLAEEEAKDLREEARRAAEQHRELAESAAQQVRNDAESFAAERKSKAEDEGVRIVEKAKSDASQLRAEAQKDAQSKREEADALFEETRAKAAQAAADFETNLAKRREQSERDLASRQQKAEKRLAEIEHRAEQLRLEAEKLRTDAERRARQTVETAQRQAEDIVADANAKADRIRSESERELAALTNRRDSINAQLTNVREMLATLTGAAVAAAGTPAEDEPISRGVPAQQTR; from the coding sequence ATGAGCGACACTTCCCCCTACGGCTTCGAGCTTGTGCGGCGTGGGTACGACCGCGCGCAGGTGGACGAACGCATCTCGAAGCTCGTCTCCGACCGCGACAGCGCTCTGGCCCGCATCACCGCTCTGGAAAAGCGCATCGAGGAGCTCCACCTCGAGACGCAGAACGCCCAGGCCCAGGTAACCGACGCCGAGCCGTCGTACGCCGGCCTCGGCGCGCGTGTCGAGAAGATCCTCCGCCTCGCCGAGGAAGAGGCCAAGGATCTGCGCGAGGAGGCCCGCCGCGCCGCCGAGCAGCACCGCGAGCTCGCCGAGTCGGCGGCCCAGCAGGTCCGCAACGACGCAGAATCGTTCGCTGCGGAGCGCAAGTCCAAGGCGGAGGACGAGGGCGTCCGGATCGTCGAGAAGGCCAAGAGTGACGCCTCCCAGCTGCGCGCCGAGGCGCAGAAGGACGCGCAGTCCAAGCGCGAGGAGGCCGACGCTCTCTTCGAGGAGACCCGCGCCAAGGCCGCGCAGGCCGCCGCCGACTTCGAGACGAACCTCGCCAAGCGCCGCGAGCAGTCCGAGCGCGACCTGGCGTCCCGTCAGCAGAAGGCGGAGAAGCGCCTCGCCGAGATCGAGCACCGGGCGGAGCAGCTGCGTCTGGAGGCCGAGAAGCTGCGCACCGACGCCGAGCGCCGGGCCCGCCAGACGGTGGAGACGGCTCAGCGCCAGGCCGAGGACATCGTGGCCGACGCCAACGCCAAGGCCGACCGGATCCGTTCGGAATCCGAGCGCGAGCTCGCGGCTCTCACCAACCGCCGCGACAGCATCAACGCTCAGCTGACGAACGTCCGCGAGATGCTGGCGACCCTCACGGGCGCCGCGGTGGCCGCCGCCGGCACCCCGGCCGAGGACGAGCCGATCTCCCGCGGTGTTCCGGCGCAGCAGACCCGGTAA
- a CDS encoding ATP-binding cassette domain-containing protein, with protein MIELEGLTKRYGEKVAVNNLTFAVRPGIVTGFLGPNGAGKSTTMRMILGLDYPTAGGVRIDGKRYDQLKDPLTYIGALLEAKAWHGGRSAYNHLLCLAQSNGIPRSRVREVLDTVGLTAVARKKTKGFSMGMGQRLGIAGALLGDPRILMFDEPVNGLDPEGIHWIRNLMKSLAAQGRTVFVSSHLMSEMALTADHLVVIGQGRLLADTSMADFIERNSRSYVRIRTPQRERLLDVLPTAGITAVQTGDGSLEVDGSKAEQIGELAARHGIVLHELSPQQASLEEAFMQLTAESVEYHAHTGAPLPPEPRPQWGDDWRRS; from the coding sequence ATGATCGAGCTCGAGGGGCTGACCAAGCGGTACGGCGAGAAGGTGGCGGTCAACAACCTCACCTTCGCCGTCAGACCCGGCATCGTCACCGGGTTCCTCGGCCCCAACGGCGCCGGGAAGTCCACGACCATGCGGATGATCCTGGGCCTCGACTACCCCACCGCCGGCGGCGTCCGTATCGACGGAAAGCGCTACGACCAGCTCAAGGACCCGCTGACGTACATCGGAGCCCTTCTTGAGGCCAAGGCCTGGCACGGCGGGCGCAGCGCCTACAACCACCTGCTGTGCCTCGCCCAGAGCAACGGCATCCCGAGGAGCCGGGTGCGCGAGGTGCTGGACACGGTCGGGCTGACGGCGGTCGCGCGCAAGAAGACCAAGGGCTTCTCGATGGGCATGGGGCAGCGGCTCGGGATCGCGGGCGCGCTGCTCGGCGATCCGCGGATCCTGATGTTCGACGAGCCGGTCAACGGGCTCGACCCCGAGGGCATCCACTGGATCCGGAACCTGATGAAGTCCCTGGCGGCCCAGGGGCGGACGGTGTTCGTCTCCAGTCACCTGATGAGCGAGATGGCGCTGACCGCCGACCACCTGGTCGTCATCGGTCAGGGGCGGCTGCTGGCCGACACCTCCATGGCCGACTTCATCGAGCGCAACTCACGGTCGTACGTCCGGATCCGCACCCCGCAGCGGGAGCGGCTGCTCGACGTCCTGCCCACGGCAGGGATCACGGCCGTGCAGACGGGTGACGGCTCGCTCGAGGTGGACGGCAGCAAGGCCGAGCAGATCGGCGAGCTGGCGGCGCGGCACGGGATCGTGCTGCACGAGCTGAGCCCGCAGCAGGCCTCCCTGGAGGAGGCGTTCATGCAACTGACCGCGGAGTCGGTGGAGTACCACGCGCACACCGGCGCGCCGCTGCCCCCCGAGCCGCGGCCGCAGTGGGGCGACGACTGGAGGAGGAGCTGA